TGCCTCCTTTTTAAGGTTTGGCATACTGGAACATTTTCTTAATGGGTTGAGAAGATGCGGTTCCTTAAGCGCTTACGTTTATATTAATACTGACTCTCGTTTTGCGTGTAAATTTATTCCACTAAATACGCCAATTAAATCGTGGGTGTTGTTAGTGTTGTTTAAGGCTGTTTAAGATCAATCTAGTGTGATCGACAAAATAATCGCGATTAAGAAGGTGAAAATTAAACAAAATAGAATATCGAATTTCGAAAAATCATCGAAGTTTAACTTTATCATTTTCACAAAAATACTAAATCGTCGCTTCTGATATAGTAAGCAGCAAAAAAAAAGGATTACCCAACTTGCTACAAAAACCGACAAGAAAGTGATATTTAAGTCCATAATATTACAAGAAGTGTGTATTTCATCAGGGCATGCTATTCACAAGTAGGCGCATGCGCATCATTTGGAAAAGGATCAAATATTCCAAAGGCGAAATTAAATGCCTTTAGCGCAGAACTAGCTGCGGTGCCAACAAAATCTTTGGCCAATTCTTCAGCCAAAGTTTGTGCTCCAATGTTAATCATCCATGACCAATCCCAGTCAGCAAAAAAACTAAATAATTCATTCAAGGTAGTTTTATTTATCAACCCGACAATATTTCCATAATATCCAATATTCCCATATCCATATACATCATAATTATCATAAAAATCGGAATGACTATCATTTGTGCTACTAGGCCCACCAGCAATGTCACCATTGGCAGTTTCATCTCCCGTTTCGGGCCCGCCATATCCGCCTGTATGCAGTCCGAATGCATCTACCAAATTAACAGGATTATTTTC
The sequence above is drawn from the Desulfopila inferna genome and encodes:
- a CDS encoding RHS repeat-associated core domain-containing protein, whose amino-acid sequence is DVFGEVLAGDLDKNPYTFTGKRFDSESELYHFHFRQYDAMVGIWTTADPIGILGGINLFSYVENNPVNLVDAFGLHTGGYGGPETGDETANGDIAGGPSSTNDSHSDFYDNYDVYGYGNIGYYGNIVGLINKTTLNELFSFFADWDWSWMINIGAQTLAEELAKDFVGTAASSALKAFNFAFGIFDPFPNDAHAPTCE